In Actinomadura luteofluorescens, the sequence CCCCGGGAAGAGCGGGTCCGACCCGGTGCCTTCCGCTCCGCTAGCGCTCCGCTCCAGGCACCGGGTCGGTTTCCTTGTGGGGGGCGACCCCCCACACCCCCCGGGAAGAGCGGGTTCGACCCGGTGCCTTCCGCTCCGCTAGCTGTACTTGGCCATGATCTTGGTGACACCTGACCGGTAGGTCTTTGATCAGCAAGAGGACCTCCTGGCGTAGTGGAGTTTCACCGACTTCACCGTCACCAGGAGGTCCTTGTGGGTCACGCTAATGCCCGGCTGACGCTTCATGGCAGATGTCTACTGGTTCGCCGTGTCGTGTTCGACCGGCGTGCGGTCGCGCACGTCGCCGCCGAGCTCGGGGTGTCGCGGCAATGCGCGCACCGGTGGGTCCGACGGTTCCGTGACCAAGGCTGGGCCGGGCTGGCCGAGCGGCGCAGCGGGCCGCGCGCGTGCCCGTCCCGGACCCCGGTCAAGACCGAGGAGCGGGTGCTGGCCGCCCGAGATGAGTTGCGTGCCGGGCCCGACCACATCGCGGCGGCCACCGGAGTGCCGGCCCGCACCGTCACCCGGATCCTGCGCCGTCACGGTGTGCCGGTGCTGGCGGCCTGCGACCCGCTGACCGGCACCCGGATCCGCGCGTCCCGCGCGAGCGAGCGCCGCTACGAGCACGACGCACCGGGCGAGATGATCCACCTGGACGTCAAGAAACTCGGCCGCATCCCCGACGGCGGCGGCTGGCGGGCACACGGCCGCGGCCAAGCCGTCCGCGTCCGCGGCATCGGCTACGACTTCGTCCACACCGCCATCGACGACCACACCCGCCTGGCCTACGCCGAAGTCCTGCCCGACGAGAAAGGCACCACCACCGCCGCCTTCCTCACCCGAGCCGCAGCGTTCTTCGCCGGCCACGGCATCACCCGGATCCACCGGGTGCTCACCGACAACGCCAAGAACTACCGCGTCTCGGCCGCCTTCCAGCAGGCCTGCGCCCAACTGGGCGCCCGCCAAAAGTTCACCCGACCCCGCCATCCCTGGACCAACGGCAAAGCCGAACGCCTCAACCGCACCCTGGCCACCGAATGGGCCTACCGGCGCCCCTACACCAGCAACGACCAACGCACCCAAGCCCTCAAGCCCTGGCTGGAGCACTACAACACCACACGCCCCCACTCGGCCCTGGGCGGCAAGCCACCCATCACCCGACTGTCACCAAGATCATGACCGAGTACAGCTAGCGCTCCGCTCCAGGCACCGGGTCGAACGCACTGTTGCACGCTGCCACCAGGGCGCGGCGTACGGCGGCGTCCAGGAGGCGGAGGGCCTCGTCGCGGCGCCTCATCTGGTCGGCGCTGAGGCCGCGGTCGTCCATCTGCCGGGCGAGGTCGACGACGAAGGAGAGGCGGCCGGCGAGGGCGGCGACGCGGTGGGCGCGGGGCGGGTAGCCGGGGGACAGCGGGTGGTCGCCGCGGTCGGGATCGCGCAGGTCGACCAGGGCGTCGCCGATCTCGGGCGGGACGCCGGCGAAGTCGTCGACGGTCAGCAGCGCCTCGGTGGCGTCCCGCATGGCGAGCGTGAGCCGCCGGTCGGCCTCCGCGAGGGACGGGACGTCGGGCGGCGCCGCCGACGCGTCGTGCGTCGTCCAGCGGACGCCGACGTAGGACGAGCCGCGCCGGTCCTCCGACGGGACGAGCCCCATCGCCCGCCCGTCGAGCACGGCGACGACGGCGGCGCCCGCCTCGATCGCCGCGGTGTTGAAGGACGGCGGCCCCGTCAGCCCGAGCGGGTCGCCCGGCTCCGGCAGCGCCAGCCGCAGCGCGGCCAGCCCGCCGACGCGCAGGTCGCCGAGGCCGCGCCGCAGCGTCACCTCGGCGGGCTCGCCGCCGACGATCTGCGGGCCCGCGCTCTTCTCGATCTCGTCGACGGCCTCGTCCAGGCCGACGTGCCCCGTCAGCCAGGCGTTGCCCCAGGCGACGAGGGCGATAGCGACGGCCCTGCTCATACGTCCGTGCTCATTCTCGGTCTCGTGCGTTCCGCAATGGGCATGCGATCCACGATAAGCGCTCGAATCGCTGGTGCCACCGGACGTAAGGGACCTCTCGCGGCGCGACGGCGTCCCGGGGCCGCCGTCCGGGGCCGATCCCGGGGGGCCACGGCCGCCCCGGATCGCATAGGTTCTTTCCTGCAAGCGGCAGCACGGACCACCGGATTGGGGACGAAGGCGCGCGATGGCAGGCGAGGTGCTTCAACTCCGCGGAGTCGGGGTCAGGCGCGGCGGGGCCACCCTGCTGCGCGACGTCACATGGACGGTGAACGAGGGCGACCGGTGGGTCATCGTCGGCCCGAACGGCGCGGGCAAGACCACGTTGCTGCAGATCGCCGCGGCCATGCTGCATCCCACCGAGGGCAGCGTCGAGATCCTGGAGGAGGAGCTCGGCCGCACCGACGTGTTCGAGCTCCGGCCGCGGATCGGGCTCGCCAGCTCGTCCGTCGCGGAGAAGGTCCCGTCCGGTGAGACGGTCATCGACCTCGTGCTGACCGCCTCGTACGCGATCCTCGGCCGCTGGCAGGAGGAGTACGACTCGACCGACCTCGACCGGGCCGTCGCGCTGCTGGAGGCCCTCGGCGCCGCCGACCTGATCCGCCGGACCTTCAGCACCCTGTCGGAGGGCGAGCGCAAGCGCGTCCAGATCGCCCGCGCGCTGATGCCCGACCCCGAGCTGCTCCTGCTGGACGAGCCCGCCGCCGGCCTCGACCTCGGCGGGCGCGAGGACCTCGTCGCCCGCCTCGCGGCCCTCGCCGACGACCCGGCCGCGCCCGCCATCGCGATGGTCTCCCACCACGTGGAGGAGGTCCCGGAGGGCTTCACCCACGCGCTGCTGCTGCGCCGCGGGGAGGTCGTCGCCCAGGGCAAGGTCGACGAGGTCTTCACCCGCGAGCACCTGTCGGAGACGTTCGGGCTGCCCCTGGCGATCGACCGCCAGAACGGCCGCTGGTACGCCCGCTCGGCCCGCTGAACCGGGCGGGACGCCACAAAACGACCCCCCGATCGACGGAGGTGCGCGGCGGGGTCCCTACGATGTGCGCACCGTCGGGAACTCGTAGCGCAGGGATGGGACGGACGTGAATCTGCTGGACGCGGCCGCCGTCTTCGCGGCCGGTGTGGCCGCCGGGGGCATCAACACCGTCGTCGGGTCCGGTTCCCTGATCACCTTCCCGACCCTGGTGGCGCTCGGCTACCCGCCCGTGGTCGCGAACATCTCCAACAACATCGGGCTCGTCCCGGGCGGCGTGACGGGCGCGTACGGCTACCGCCACGAGTTGAAGGGGCAGCGCGGCCGGCTGACACGCCTGGCCTCCGGCTCCTTCATCGGGGCCGTGATCGGCGGCCTGCTGCTGCTCGGCCTGCCCGCCGAGGCGTTCGACGTCATCGTCGTCGCGCTGATCATCATCGCGCTGGTCCTCGTGGTGGTGCAGCCGCGCCTGCAGAAGTGGATGCTGCGCCGCCGGGAGGGCGAGCACCGCCCGCAGCACGGCGGCCCGGCGCTGTGGGTCGGCGTGCTCCTCGCGGGCATGTACGGCGGCTACTTCGGCGCCGCGCAGGGCATCATCCTCATCGCGCTGCTCGGCATCATGCTGGACGACGACCTGCAGCGCCTGAACGCGGGCAAGAACGTCCTGTCGGCGGTCGTGAACGGCACCGCCGCGATCCTGTTCACGCTGATGTGGCTGTTCGCCGACGCCGAGATCAACTGGTGGGTCGTCCTGCTCATCGCCGCGGGCTCCACCTGCGGGGGCGTGATCGGCGCCAAGGTCGGCCGCCGCATCCCGCCGCTGGCGCTGCGCGCCGTGATCGTCGTCGTGGGCGTCGTCGCGATCGTCAATCTTCTGGCCTGACCAGGGCTTTCGCGCTGTTCGACAGGGTTGCGAACCGGACGTTCCGGGTATAAGTCGAATATACGTTCGACTACCGGAGGTTCGCGCGGGATGAAGGGCGACAGGGTCGAAATCGTGATCGACGCCGGGGGCGAGGGAACGCGGACGTACGAGGTCGCGGCGAGCCGGGCGGGCCGCCGCGTGGAGATCGCGACGCGGCGCGGCGTCGTGGAGGTCAGCGAGGTCACCCGGACGGGTACGCCCGTGCGCACGGCCCGCTTCATGGCGAGCCGGGTCCTGGCCCTGGTGGAGCACCCCGTGTCCTCCGACGGCGCCGAACCCTCCGGCTGACCGTCCCGAGACGGTCCGGGCGGGCCCGGCGGGGCCCGCCCGGCGACCGCCGTCAGGACTTGCGGTGCGTGCCCGGAACGGCGTTCCGGGGATCGGGTATCAGGGACGCGTAGACGATGACGTTGTCCAGGTAGTGGCCCCGCTTGCGGTCGAACCGGCCGCCGCAGGTGACCAGGCGCAGTTCTGGCCGGCCTTGCTGCCCGTAGACGCTGTCGGTCGGGAACTCG encodes:
- a CDS encoding IS481 family transposase, with product MGHANARLTLHGRCLLVRRVVFDRRAVAHVAAELGVSRQCAHRWVRRFRDQGWAGLAERRSGPRACPSRTPVKTEERVLAARDELRAGPDHIAAATGVPARTVTRILRRHGVPVLAACDPLTGTRIRASRASERRYEHDAPGEMIHLDVKKLGRIPDGGGWRAHGRGQAVRVRGIGYDFVHTAIDDHTRLAYAEVLPDEKGTTTAAFLTRAAAFFAGHGITRIHRVLTDNAKNYRVSAAFQQACAQLGARQKFTRPRHPWTNGKAERLNRTLATEWAYRRPYTSNDQRTQALKPWLEHYNTTRPHSALGGKPPITRLSPRS
- a CDS encoding sulfite exporter TauE/SafE family protein, which codes for MNLLDAAAVFAAGVAAGGINTVVGSGSLITFPTLVALGYPPVVANISNNIGLVPGGVTGAYGYRHELKGQRGRLTRLASGSFIGAVIGGLLLLGLPAEAFDVIVVALIIIALVLVVVQPRLQKWMLRRREGEHRPQHGGPALWVGVLLAGMYGGYFGAAQGIILIALLGIMLDDDLQRLNAGKNVLSAVVNGTAAILFTLMWLFADAEINWWVVLLIAAGSTCGGVIGAKVGRRIPPLALRAVIVVVGVVAIVNLLA
- a CDS encoding ABC transporter ATP-binding protein, which produces MAGEVLQLRGVGVRRGGATLLRDVTWTVNEGDRWVIVGPNGAGKTTLLQIAAAMLHPTEGSVEILEEELGRTDVFELRPRIGLASSSVAEKVPSGETVIDLVLTASYAILGRWQEEYDSTDLDRAVALLEALGAADLIRRTFSTLSEGERKRVQIARALMPDPELLLLDEPAAGLDLGGREDLVARLAALADDPAAPAIAMVSHHVEEVPEGFTHALLLRRGEVVAQGKVDEVFTREHLSETFGLPLAIDRQNGRWYARSAR